From a single Paenibacillus sp. FSL W8-0426 genomic region:
- a CDS encoding RNA polymerase subunit sigma: MGHVKIDVEKGSRSYSVKYSLNDAAGVKALLRDRHRISSARFRGDYAACDILIDLHSAINSAGLTERQTEAIAWVYGVDITQAKAAELMGITQQTLGETLDRAAEKLAAVYKRWEYGEVCVEYDAQDLVAQLNPEETAEFLRQHQGIEINQTEECA; this comes from the coding sequence ATGGGTCACGTTAAGATTGACGTTGAAAAAGGTTCGCGCAGCTATTCCGTCAAATACTCGCTAAACGACGCGGCCGGCGTAAAGGCGTTATTACGCGACCGCCACCGCATCAGTTCCGCACGCTTTCGGGGCGACTACGCCGCTTGCGATATCCTCATCGATTTGCACAGCGCGATTAACTCGGCTGGCCTCACGGAGCGCCAGACGGAAGCAATTGCGTGGGTTTACGGCGTAGACATTACGCAGGCCAAGGCGGCGGAGCTGATGGGGATTACGCAACAAACGCTGGGCGAAACGCTTGATCGCGCGGCTGAGAAATTGGCGGCAGTTTATAAGCGGTGGGAGTACGGCGAGGTTTGCGTTGAGTATGATGCGCAGGATTTGGTTGCGCAGTTAAATCCGGAAGAAACAGCGGAGTTTTTACGCCAGCACCAAGGCATCGAAATTAACCAAACGGAGGAATGCGCGTGA
- a CDS encoding 3D domain-containing protein, which produces MYAVNEPPQATAKPSQVIGKSAKTAEVKAQTDEWRTYEATAYTAFCSEGCTGITATGLDVSRTTTHKGRTVIAVDPKVIPLGTRITIRTAGGEEIEGVAADKGGAIKGRKLDVLVASEKEARQFGRQKVRVKIEN; this is translated from the coding sequence ATGTACGCAGTCAACGAACCGCCGCAAGCTACCGCCAAGCCTTCGCAGGTAATAGGCAAATCTGCGAAAACAGCGGAAGTAAAGGCGCAGACGGACGAATGGCGCACGTACGAGGCGACCGCGTATACCGCATTCTGTTCGGAAGGCTGCACGGGAATCACCGCGACCGGCCTCGACGTCAGCCGCACAACAACGCATAAGGGGCGCACCGTGATCGCAGTCGATCCGAAAGTTATTCCGCTTGGCACGCGGATAACCATAAGGACGGCTGGCGGTGAGGAGATCGAAGGGGTTGCCGCCGACAAAGGTGGCGCAATCAAAGGCCGCAAACTTGACGTATTGGTCGCGAGTGAGAAAGAGGCGCGCCAGTTCGGCCGCCAGAAAGTGCGCGTTAAAATCGAAAACTAA